A genomic segment from Paramixta manurensis encodes:
- the rpsK gene encoding 30S ribosomal protein S11, giving the protein MAKAPVRARKRVRKQVSDGVAHVHASFNNTIVTITDRQGNALGWATAGGSGFRGSRKSTPFAAQVAAERCAEAVKDYGIKNLEVMVKGPGPGRESTIRALNAAGFRITNITDVTPIPHNGCRPPKKRRV; this is encoded by the coding sequence ATGGCAAAGGCACCAGTTCGTGCACGTAAGCGTGTAAGAAAACAAGTCTCCGACGGCGTGGCTCATGTCCATGCTTCTTTTAACAACACCATCGTGACCATTACCGATCGTCAGGGTAACGCGCTGGGTTGGGCAACAGCCGGTGGTTCCGGTTTCCGTGGTTCTCGTAAATCTACGCCGTTCGCAGCCCAGGTGGCCGCAGAGCGTTGCGCAGAAGCCGTGAAAGATTACGGTATTAAGAACCTGGAAGTTATGGTTAAGGGTCCGGGTCCGGGTCGCGAATCTACTATTCGTGCTCTGAACGCCGCTGGTTTCCGCATCACTAATATTACTGATGTGACTCCGATCCCTCACAACGGTTGTCGTCCGCCGAAAAAACGTCGCGTATAA
- a CDS encoding DNA-directed RNA polymerase subunit alpha, which produces MQGSVTEFLKPRLVDIEQVSSTHAKVTLEPLERGFGHTLGNALRRILLSSMPGCAVTEVEIDGVLHEYSTKEGVQEDILEILLNLKGLAVRVQGKDEVILTLNKSGIGPVTAADITHDGDVEIVKPQHVICHLTDENASISMRIKVQRGRGYVPASARIHSEEDERPIGRLLVDACYSPVDRIAYNVEAARVEQRTDLDKLVIEMETNGTIDPEEAIRRAATILAEQLEAFVDLRDVRQPEVKEEKPEFDPILLRPVDDLELTVRSANCLKAEAIHYIGDLVQRTEVELLKTPNLGKKSLTEIKDVLASRGLSLGMRLENWPPASIADE; this is translated from the coding sequence ATGCAGGGTTCTGTGACAGAGTTTCTAAAACCGCGCCTGGTAGATATCGAGCAAGTGAGTTCGACGCACGCCAAGGTGACCCTTGAACCATTAGAGCGTGGCTTTGGTCACACTCTTGGTAACGCACTGCGCCGTATTCTGCTTTCATCAATGCCGGGTTGCGCGGTGACCGAGGTTGAAATTGATGGTGTACTGCATGAGTACAGCACCAAAGAAGGCGTTCAGGAAGATATCCTTGAGATCCTTCTCAACCTGAAAGGGCTGGCGGTAAGAGTTCAGGGTAAAGATGAAGTTATCCTGACCTTGAATAAATCTGGCATTGGCCCTGTGACTGCAGCCGATATCACCCATGATGGTGATGTCGAAATCGTCAAGCCGCAGCATGTGATCTGCCATCTGACCGATGAAAACGCATCAATTAGCATGCGCATCAAAGTTCAGCGTGGTCGTGGTTATGTGCCGGCTTCTGCCCGAATTCATTCGGAAGAAGATGAGCGCCCGATTGGACGTCTGTTGGTTGACGCCTGCTACAGCCCTGTAGACCGTATCGCCTACAATGTTGAAGCTGCGCGTGTAGAACAGCGTACCGACCTGGACAAGCTGGTCATCGAAATGGAAACCAACGGCACTATCGATCCTGAAGAGGCGATTCGTCGTGCGGCAACCATCCTGGCAGAACAACTGGAAGCTTTCGTTGATTTACGTGATGTACGTCAACCGGAAGTGAAAGAAGAGAAACCAGAGTTCGATCCGATCCTGCTGCGCCCTGTTGACGATCTGGAATTGACTGTCCGCTCTGCTAACTGCCTTAAGGCAGAAGCTATCCACTACATCGGTGATCTGGTACAGCGTACCGAGGTTGAGCTGTTGAAAACGCCTAACCTTGGTAAAAAATCTCTTACTGAGATTAAAGACGTGCTGGCCTCACGTGGTCTGTCTCTGGGCATGCGCCTGGAAAACTGGCCACCGGCAAGCATTGCTGATGAATAA
- a CDS encoding DUF1992 domain-containing protein, with protein sequence MWLIDQLAEQHIRAAQEKGELQGLPGEGAPLVLDDDSHVPPELRAGYRLLKNAGFLPPELETRREAVELEKLLSGLDPQSDEYHVNERRLRLLESKLKQAGMSTEFLRGEYRQALRQRFIQEE encoded by the coding sequence ATGTGGCTAATTGATCAACTTGCGGAACAGCACATTCGTGCAGCGCAGGAGAAAGGTGAGCTACAGGGGCTACCGGGTGAAGGCGCGCCGCTGGTCCTGGATGATGATAGCCATGTACCGCCTGAACTTCGTGCCGGATACCGGTTATTGAAAAACGCCGGATTTCTACCGCCGGAATTGGAAACACGACGCGAAGCCGTTGAGCTTGAAAAATTACTGAGCGGGTTGGATCCGCAAAGCGATGAGTATCATGTTAACGAACGTCGGTTGCGCTTGTTAGAGAGTAAACTCAAACAAGCGGGCATGAGTACCGAGTTTCTGCGTGGAGAGTACCGGCAGGCTTTACGTCAACGTTTTATACAGGAGGAATAA
- the rplQ gene encoding 50S ribosomal protein L17, translating into MRHRKSGRQLNRNSSHRQAMFRNMAGSLVRHEIIKTTLPKAKELRRVVEPLITLAKTDSVANRRLAFARTRDNEIVAKLFNELGPRFASRAGGYTRILKCGFRAGDNAPMAYIELVDRPEAQAEAAAE; encoded by the coding sequence ATGCGCCATCGTAAGAGTGGTCGTCAACTGAACCGTAACAGCAGCCATCGTCAGGCTATGTTCCGCAACATGGCTGGCTCTTTGGTTCGTCATGAGATCATCAAGACGACCCTGCCGAAAGCGAAAGAGCTGCGTCGTGTAGTTGAGCCGCTGATTACTCTTGCCAAGACCGACAGCGTAGCTAATCGTCGTCTGGCATTCGCCCGTACTCGTGATAACGAGATTGTGGCAAAACTGTTTAACGAGCTGGGCCCGCGTTTCGCGAGCCGTGCCGGTGGTTACACTCGCATTCTGAAGTGTGGCTTCCGTGCTGGTGACAACGCTCCGATGGCTTACATCGAGCTGGTTGATCGTCCAGAAGCTCAAGCAGAAGCTGCAGCAGAGTAA
- the rpmJ gene encoding 50S ribosomal protein L36, with protein MKVRASVKKLCRNCKIIRRDGVVRVICSAEPKHKQRQG; from the coding sequence ATGAAAGTTCGTGCTTCCGTCAAGAAATTATGTCGTAACTGCAAAATCATCCGTCGCGACGGTGTTGTACGTGTGATTTGTAGCGCCGAGCCAAAGCATAAACAGCGCCAAGGCTGA
- the trkA gene encoding Trk system potassium transporter TrkA, with translation MKIIILGAGQVGGTLAENLVGENNDITVVDTDPTRLRQLQDKFDLRVVQGHGSHPRVLREAGAEDADMLVAVTSSDETNMIACQVAYSLFNTPNRIARIRAVDYVRDAEKLFVPEAVPIDHLIAPEQLVIDNIYRLIEYPGALQVVNFAEGKVSLAAVKAYYGGPLVGNALSIMREHMPHIDTRVAAIFRQDRPIRPQGSTIVEAGDEVFFIAASQHIRAVMSELQRLEKPYKRIMLVGGGNIGFGLAQRLEKNYSVKLIERSPQRAAELAERLQDTIVFYGDASDQELLIEEHIDQVDLFIAVTNDDEANIMSAMLAKKMGAKKVMVLIQRRAYVDLVQGSVIDIAISPQQATISALLGHVRKADIVSVSSLRRGIAEAIEAIAHGDETTSRVVGRLIDDIKLPPGTIIGAVVRGDDVMIANDNLRIEQGDHVIMFLTDKKFVPDVERLFQPSPFFL, from the coding sequence ATGAAAATAATTATTCTTGGCGCCGGTCAGGTTGGCGGTACGTTGGCAGAAAACCTGGTAGGCGAGAACAACGACATTACCGTAGTAGATACTGATCCGACGCGCTTACGTCAATTGCAGGATAAATTCGATCTGCGTGTAGTGCAGGGGCACGGTTCTCATCCACGCGTGCTGCGCGAAGCAGGCGCGGAAGATGCGGATATGCTGGTTGCCGTCACCAGTTCAGATGAAACCAATATGATCGCCTGTCAGGTCGCTTATTCATTGTTCAATACGCCAAACCGCATCGCCCGCATCCGTGCCGTGGATTACGTCCGCGATGCGGAAAAGTTATTTGTCCCGGAAGCGGTACCTATTGACCATCTGATCGCGCCCGAGCAATTAGTTATCGATAATATTTATCGCCTTATCGAATACCCCGGCGCGTTGCAAGTGGTTAACTTCGCCGAAGGGAAAGTCAGTCTGGCGGCGGTTAAAGCTTATTATGGCGGCCCGTTGGTGGGTAATGCGCTGTCGATTATGCGGGAACATATGCCGCATATTGATACGCGTGTGGCGGCCATCTTCCGCCAGGATCGTCCTATCCGGCCACAAGGCTCAACCATCGTCGAAGCGGGCGATGAAGTCTTTTTTATCGCTGCCAGTCAACATATCCGCGCGGTAATGAGCGAACTCCAGCGGCTGGAGAAGCCCTATAAACGTATTATGCTGGTTGGTGGCGGTAATATTGGTTTTGGTCTGGCGCAGCGGCTGGAGAAAAACTACAGCGTGAAACTGATTGAGCGCAGCCCTCAGCGCGCCGCTGAATTAGCCGAACGCCTTCAGGACACCATTGTGTTTTATGGCGATGCTTCCGATCAGGAACTGTTGATCGAGGAGCATATCGATCAGGTAGATCTGTTTATCGCCGTTACCAATGATGATGAAGCCAATATTATGTCTGCGATGTTGGCAAAAAAGATGGGCGCAAAAAAGGTTATGGTATTGATCCAACGGCGTGCATACGTCGATCTAGTGCAGGGTAGCGTGATCGATATTGCAATTTCGCCGCAGCAGGCCACCATTTCCGCGCTACTAGGCCACGTTCGTAAAGCGGATATCGTTAGCGTTTCTTCATTGCGACGCGGTATTGCAGAAGCCATTGAAGCAATCGCACATGGCGATGAAACCACGTCACGCGTAGTTGGCCGCTTGATCGATGATATTAAGCTTCCACCAGGCACCATTATTGGTGCAGTGGTACGCGGCGATGATGTAATGATCGCCAATGATAATTTACGTATCGAACAGGGCGACCATGTCATTATGTTCCTGACAGATAAAAAGTTTGTGCCGGATGTAGAACGCTTGTTCCAGCCGAGTCCGTTTTTCCTGTAA
- the mscL gene encoding large-conductance mechanosensitive channel protein MscL, with protein sequence MSFFKEFRDFAMRGNVVDLAVGVIIGAAFGKIVSSLVANIIMPPLGLLIGGIDFKQFHWILKPAEGATPAVVMEYGVFIQSIFDFIIVALAIFVAIKLMNKLYQKKEVEKPVEGPSAEEVLLTEIRDLLKQQNTKI encoded by the coding sequence ATGAGTTTTTTCAAAGAGTTTCGCGATTTCGCCATGCGCGGTAATGTTGTTGACCTTGCTGTCGGTGTCATCATTGGTGCTGCATTTGGTAAAATTGTCTCTTCACTGGTAGCAAATATTATTATGCCGCCACTGGGTCTATTGATTGGTGGTATCGATTTTAAGCAGTTCCATTGGATACTCAAACCTGCAGAAGGCGCAACGCCGGCAGTGGTTATGGAATATGGTGTCTTTATTCAGTCGATTTTTGACTTCATTATTGTGGCGCTGGCTATTTTTGTTGCCATTAAACTGATGAATAAACTGTACCAAAAGAAAGAAGTTGAGAAACCGGTAGAAGGGCCAAGCGCAGAGGAAGTTTTGCTGACGGAAATCCGCGATCTGCTCAAGCAGCAGAATACCAAAATCTAA
- the rpsD gene encoding 30S ribosomal protein S4: MARYLGPKLKLSRREGTDLFLKSGVRAIDSKCKIEQAPGQHGARKPRLSDYGVQLREKQKVRRIYGVLERQFRNYYKEAARLKGNTGENLLALLEGRLDNVVYRMGFGATRAEARQLVSHKSVMVNGRVVNIASYQVSPNDVVSIREKAKKQSRVKAALELAEQREKPTWLEVDATKMEGTFKRKPERSDLSADINEHLIVELYSK; this comes from the coding sequence ATGGCAAGATATTTGGGTCCTAAGCTCAAGCTGAGCCGTCGTGAGGGCACAGACTTATTCCTTAAGTCTGGCGTTCGCGCGATTGATTCCAAGTGTAAGATTGAACAAGCTCCTGGCCAGCACGGTGCGCGTAAACCGCGTCTGTCTGACTATGGTGTACAGTTACGTGAAAAGCAAAAAGTTCGCCGTATCTACGGTGTGCTGGAGCGTCAGTTCCGTAACTATTATAAAGAAGCAGCACGTCTGAAAGGCAACACCGGTGAAAACCTGTTAGCTCTGCTGGAAGGTCGTCTGGATAACGTAGTTTACCGTATGGGCTTTGGCGCTACTCGTGCAGAAGCACGTCAGTTGGTTAGCCATAAATCTGTAATGGTAAACGGCCGCGTTGTTAACATCGCTTCTTATCAGGTATCTCCGAATGACGTTGTTAGCATCCGCGAGAAAGCCAAAAAGCAGTCTCGCGTGAAGGCCGCTCTGGAGCTGGCTGAGCAGCGTGAAAAGCCAACCTGGCTGGAAGTTGATGCGACTAAGATGGAAGGCACGTTCAAGCGTAAGCCGGAGCGTTCTGATCTGTCTGCGGACATTAACGAACACCTGATCGTCGAGCTTTACTCCAAGTAA
- the rsmB gene encoding 16S rRNA (cytosine(967)-C(5))-methyltransferase RsmB, which yields MKKQSNLRSLAAQTIERVIEQGQSLSTVLPAAQKKLAEKDSALLQELCFGVLRTLPQLEGIIGALMARPMTGKQRSIHFLIMVGLYQLIYTRIPPHAALAETVEGAVALQRPQLKGLINGVLRQFQRQQDELLANVKTGPQQYLHPGWLLTRFQQAWPDHWEQIVEANNQRPPMWLRVNRQHHSRDAWLALLRESGKNAEPHPYIADALRLDTPSAVSQLPGFERGWVTVQDASAQGCVALLDPQDGEYILDLCAAPGGKTTHILEAAPGAEVLAVDVDAQRLARVSENLRRLNMQAEVRQGDGRTPEKWSDERLFDRILLDAPCSATGVIRRHPDIKWLRRNTDIDELATLQREILDAIWPRLKSGGTLLYATCSILPEENHLQISAFLNRHTDAGLVPLSDDPQPGRQVFPHPEGGDGFFYAKLIKN from the coding sequence ATGAAAAAACAGTCCAACCTCCGCAGCCTTGCCGCACAAACAATTGAGCGCGTTATCGAACAGGGACAATCCCTCAGCACTGTGCTGCCTGCCGCGCAAAAAAAGCTCGCCGAAAAAGATAGCGCATTACTGCAGGAACTCTGTTTTGGCGTATTACGCACGCTGCCGCAACTGGAAGGCATTATTGGCGCGTTGATGGCGCGCCCGATGACCGGCAAACAACGTTCCATTCATTTCCTGATTATGGTCGGGTTATATCAACTGATTTATACCCGCATCCCGCCACATGCCGCCTTGGCTGAAACGGTGGAAGGTGCCGTTGCGCTCCAGCGTCCGCAGTTGAAAGGGCTGATTAACGGTGTGCTACGCCAGTTTCAACGCCAACAGGATGAGTTATTGGCAAACGTGAAAACCGGGCCACAGCAGTACCTGCACCCAGGCTGGCTGTTGACCCGTTTCCAGCAAGCATGGCCGGATCACTGGGAGCAAATTGTCGAAGCGAACAATCAGCGCCCACCCATGTGGCTGCGCGTTAATCGTCAACATCACTCCCGCGATGCCTGGCTGGCACTATTACGTGAAAGCGGAAAAAATGCCGAACCACATCCCTATATCGCCGATGCCTTACGCCTTGATACACCTAGCGCTGTAAGCCAGTTACCCGGGTTTGAACGAGGTTGGGTGACGGTGCAAGATGCTTCCGCGCAGGGATGTGTGGCGCTACTCGACCCTCAGGACGGCGAATATATTCTTGACCTTTGCGCCGCGCCGGGAGGTAAAACCACCCATATTCTGGAAGCCGCTCCGGGTGCGGAAGTGCTGGCGGTGGATGTCGATGCGCAGCGTCTGGCGCGTGTCAGCGAAAACCTTCGCCGCCTGAATATGCAGGCCGAAGTACGTCAGGGAGATGGACGGACTCCGGAAAAATGGAGCGATGAACGGCTGTTTGATCGTATTTTGTTGGATGCGCCCTGCTCAGCCACTGGCGTTATCCGCCGCCATCCCGATATTAAATGGTTGCGCCGTAATACAGATATTGATGAGTTAGCCACACTACAACGAGAAATTTTGGACGCCATCTGGCCGCGATTAAAATCTGGTGGAACGTTGCTATACGCCACTTGCTCAATTTTACCGGAAGAAAACCATCTACAAATCAGCGCATTTCTCAACCGGCACACCGATGCGGGCTTGGTACCGCTCAGTGATGACCCTCAGCCTGGACGACAAGTTTTTCCGCATCCTGAAGGCGGTGATGGTTTCTTTTACGCTAAGCTAATAAAAAATTAA
- the def gene encoding peptide deformylase, producing the protein MSVLQVLHYPDERLRIVAQPVKEVNADIQRIVDDMFETMYAEEGIGLAATQVDIHQRIIVIDVSENRDERLVLINPELLEKHGETGIEEGCLSIPEQRALVPRSETVKIRALDREGKPFELETDGLLAICIQHEMDHLVGKLFIDYLSPLKRQRIRQKLEKLARMNARA; encoded by the coding sequence ATGTCAGTTTTGCAGGTATTACATTATCCGGACGAGCGCCTGCGCATCGTCGCCCAGCCCGTAAAAGAAGTGAATGCGGATATTCAGCGTATTGTGGATGATATGTTTGAAACCATGTACGCCGAAGAAGGCATCGGTCTGGCAGCCACCCAGGTGGATATCCATCAGCGTATCATTGTGATTGACGTGTCGGAAAATCGCGATGAACGCTTGGTGTTAATCAACCCCGAGTTGCTGGAAAAGCACGGTGAGACGGGTATTGAAGAAGGATGCCTGTCGATTCCGGAACAGCGTGCCTTAGTTCCGCGCTCTGAAACGGTAAAGATTCGTGCTCTGGATCGCGAAGGGAAGCCCTTTGAGTTGGAAACTGACGGTCTGCTGGCCATTTGTATCCAGCATGAGATGGATCATTTGGTGGGTAAATTGTTTATTGATTATCTCTCGCCGTTAAAACGCCAGCGGATTCGTCAAAAACTGGAAAAACTGGCGCGTATGAATGCGCGTGCTTAA
- the rpsM gene encoding 30S ribosomal protein S13, translating to MARIAGINIPDHKHTVIALTSIYGIGKTRSQAICASTGIAEDVKISELSEEQIDLLRDAVAKFAVEGDLRREVTLSIKRLMDLGCYRGLRHRRGLPVRGQRTKTNARTRKGPRKPIKK from the coding sequence GTGGCCCGTATAGCAGGCATTAACATTCCTGATCATAAACACACTGTGATCGCATTAACTTCGATCTACGGTATCGGCAAGACCCGTTCTCAGGCCATCTGCGCCTCTACGGGAATCGCTGAAGATGTTAAGATCAGTGAGCTGTCTGAAGAGCAAATCGACTTGCTGCGTGATGCAGTTGCTAAGTTCGCCGTTGAAGGCGATCTGCGCCGTGAAGTCACCCTGAGCATCAAGCGTCTAATGGACCTTGGTTGCTATCGTGGTTTGCGTCATCGTCGTGGTCTCCCGGTTCGCGGACAGCGTACCAAGACCAACGCCCGTACCCGTAAGGGTCCGCGCAAACCGATCAAGAAATAA
- the zntR gene encoding Zn(2+)-responsive transcriptional regulator yields MYRIGQLAKLADVTPDTIRYYEKQQMMDHEVRTEGGFRLYGENDLRRLRFIRYARQLGFTLDAIRELLSIRVDPEHHTCQESKNIVQSRLSEVESRIAELQHMQQSLQRLSAACCGSEHSSAYCSILEALESGAAGRESGLHHHC; encoded by the coding sequence ATGTATCGGATTGGGCAATTGGCGAAACTGGCTGATGTAACGCCAGATACCATTCGTTATTACGAAAAGCAGCAAATGATGGATCATGAAGTACGCACCGAAGGCGGGTTTCGTTTGTACGGGGAAAATGACCTGCGACGTCTCCGGTTTATCCGCTACGCACGGCAATTGGGGTTTACGCTTGACGCGATCCGTGAGCTGCTATCCATTCGGGTTGATCCTGAACATCATACCTGCCAGGAATCAAAAAATATTGTTCAGTCGCGGCTTAGTGAAGTCGAGTCCCGCATCGCTGAACTACAGCATATGCAGCAATCCCTTCAGCGATTAAGCGCCGCTTGCTGCGGTAGTGAACACAGTAGCGCTTATTGTTCTATTCTTGAGGCGCTCGAGTCTGGGGCCGCCGGGCGCGAGTCTGGGCTTCATCATCATTGTTGA
- the fmt gene encoding methionyl-tRNA formyltransferase, whose amino-acid sequence MSESLKIIFAGTPDFAARHLDALLSSEHQVVGVFTQPDRPSGRGNKLTPGPVKLLAQQHNIPVFQPKSLRPEEHQQWVADLHADVMVVVAYGLLLPKAVLAMPRLGCINVHGSLLPRWRGAAPIQRALWAGDQETGVTIMQMDVGLDTGDMLYKLSCPIDAEDTSASLYQKLAEIGPQGLLATLAQLANGSAIAQAQDNAQANYAEKLSKEEARLDWSLPAAQLERCIRAFNPWPVSYFLVDDQPIKVWKASVLPHHAGQCPGTIVAANKQGIQVATSDGILNLEELQPAGKKAMKAQDLLNSRREWFTQGALLS is encoded by the coding sequence GTGTCCGAATCGTTGAAAATTATCTTCGCCGGAACTCCTGACTTCGCAGCGCGTCACCTTGACGCGCTGCTGTCTTCTGAGCATCAAGTGGTTGGCGTGTTTACCCAACCTGATCGCCCGTCAGGGCGTGGTAATAAGCTCACGCCAGGACCGGTAAAATTACTGGCTCAACAGCACAATATCCCGGTCTTCCAACCCAAGTCACTGCGCCCTGAAGAGCATCAGCAATGGGTTGCCGATCTCCACGCGGATGTGATGGTGGTGGTGGCTTACGGATTATTGTTGCCGAAGGCGGTGTTAGCAATGCCGCGTCTTGGCTGCATCAACGTACACGGTTCGCTATTACCCCGCTGGCGCGGCGCGGCGCCTATTCAGCGCGCGCTGTGGGCCGGAGATCAAGAAACCGGCGTGACAATTATGCAAATGGACGTTGGCTTAGATACCGGCGACATGTTGTACAAGCTCTCCTGTCCGATCGATGCCGAAGATACCAGCGCTAGCCTGTACCAAAAACTGGCTGAAATTGGGCCGCAAGGTCTACTCGCCACATTAGCACAGTTGGCAAACGGCAGTGCGATCGCGCAAGCGCAGGATAATGCACAGGCCAACTACGCGGAAAAATTGAGTAAAGAAGAGGCTCGTCTCGACTGGTCGCTCCCCGCCGCCCAATTGGAACGCTGCATCCGCGCCTTTAACCCTTGGCCTGTCAGCTATTTTCTGGTTGACGATCAGCCCATAAAGGTATGGAAAGCCAGCGTGCTGCCACACCATGCAGGACAATGCCCTGGTACCATTGTGGCAGCAAATAAACAGGGCATTCAGGTCGCGACTAGCGACGGTATACTCAACCTTGAAGAGCTTCAGCCTGCCGGTAAAAAGGCGATGAAAGCACAAGACCTGCTCAATTCTCGCCGTGAATGGTTCACCCAAGGCGCATTGCTGTCCTGA
- the secY gene encoding preprotein translocase subunit SecY encodes MAKQPGLDFQSAKGGFGELKRRLLFVIGALIVFRIGSFIPIPGIDATVLAKLLEQQRGTIIEMFNMFSGGALSRASIFALGIMPYISASIIIQLLTVVHPALAEIKKEGEAGRRKISQYTRYGTLVLGIFQSIGIATGLPNMPGMQGLVLNPGFAFYFTAVVSLVTGTMFLMWLGEQITERGIGNGISIIIFAGIVAGLPPAIGHTIEQARQGDLHFLLLLLVAVLVFAVTFFVVFVERGQRRIVVNYAKRQQGRRVYAAQSTHLPLKVNMAGVIPAIFASSIILFPATIASWFGGGTGWNWLTTISLYLQPGQPLYVLLYATAIIFFCFFYTALVFNPRETADNLKKSGAFVPGIRPGEQTAKYIDKVMTRLTLVGALYITFICLIPEFMRDAMKVPFYFGGTSLLIVVVVIMDFMAQVQTLMMSSQYESALKKANLKGYGR; translated from the coding sequence ATGGCTAAGCAACCAGGATTAGATTTTCAAAGTGCCAAGGGCGGTTTTGGCGAACTAAAACGCAGACTTTTGTTTGTAATTGGTGCGCTAATTGTGTTCCGCATTGGTTCTTTTATTCCGATCCCTGGTATTGATGCCACTGTCCTTGCCAAATTGCTTGAACAACAGCGTGGCACCATCATTGAAATGTTTAACATGTTCTCTGGTGGTGCTCTTAGCCGTGCTTCTATCTTTGCTCTGGGTATCATGCCGTATATTTCGGCATCTATTATTATCCAGCTGCTGACCGTGGTTCATCCCGCGCTGGCAGAAATTAAGAAAGAAGGGGAGGCTGGTCGTCGTAAGATTAGCCAGTACACCCGCTACGGAACTTTGGTATTAGGTATATTTCAGTCAATCGGTATTGCTACCGGTTTACCCAATATGCCTGGCATGCAGGGCTTGGTTTTAAACCCAGGTTTTGCATTCTACTTTACCGCTGTTGTGAGCCTGGTCACCGGAACGATGTTCCTGATGTGGTTAGGCGAGCAGATTACTGAACGAGGTATCGGTAACGGTATCTCGATCATTATCTTCGCGGGTATTGTTGCGGGGTTGCCGCCGGCCATTGGCCATACCATCGAGCAAGCGCGTCAAGGCGACCTGCACTTCCTCCTGTTGCTGTTGGTTGCAGTTCTCGTATTTGCAGTGACCTTCTTCGTTGTTTTCGTTGAGCGTGGTCAACGCCGCATTGTGGTGAACTATGCGAAACGTCAGCAAGGCCGTCGTGTCTATGCTGCACAGAGCACACATTTACCGCTGAAAGTGAACATGGCAGGGGTTATCCCGGCGATCTTCGCTTCCAGTATTATCCTGTTCCCGGCAACCATCGCGTCATGGTTCGGGGGCGGTACCGGTTGGAACTGGTTGACAACTATTTCGTTGTATTTGCAACCAGGACAGCCGCTATATGTGCTACTCTATGCGACTGCAATCATCTTCTTCTGTTTCTTTTACACGGCGTTGGTTTTCAACCCGCGTGAAACAGCAGATAACCTGAAGAAGTCTGGTGCATTTGTACCAGGAATTCGTCCGGGAGAGCAAACGGCGAAGTATATCGATAAAGTAATGACGCGTTTAACTTTGGTTGGCGCACTGTACATTACTTTCATCTGCCTTATCCCGGAGTTCATGCGTGATGCGATGAAGGTTCCATTCTACTTCGGCGGTACTTCACTGCTGATCGTAGTGGTTGTCATCATGGACTTTATGGCTCAAGTGCAAACTCTGATGATGTCGAGTCAGTACGAGTCTGCATTGAAGAAAGCGAACCTGAAGGGCTACGGCCGTTAA
- a CDS encoding alternative ribosome-rescue factor A, with protein MSGYQHKKGVIRDNALEALLHDPLFRRRIEVNQKGKGSYRRKEKHAKKGHQEASGKVSFTTGFLLFAADLILPAFIFESRRRVQAKRRVDPIRFWYSAA; from the coding sequence ATGTCAGGTTATCAGCATAAAAAAGGTGTCATCCGTGATAATGCGCTTGAGGCGTTGTTACACGATCCGTTATTTCGCAGGCGTATTGAAGTGAATCAAAAAGGCAAAGGCAGCTATCGAAGGAAAGAGAAACATGCGAAGAAAGGCCATCAGGAGGCCAGTGGTAAAGTCAGCTTTACCACTGGCTTTCTGCTTTTTGCTGCGGATTTAATACTGCCTGCCTTCATCTTTGAAAGCAGGCGGCGGGTACAGGCTAAACGGCGAGTTGATCCAATTAGATTTTGGTATTCTGCTGCTTGA